From Coffea arabica cultivar ET-39 chromosome 9c, Coffea Arabica ET-39 HiFi, whole genome shotgun sequence, one genomic window encodes:
- the LOC113720716 gene encoding uncharacterized protein — MVEAGEIVIRKREAQGPNVNRNPLPEHANIIGVILDDTEYVEPVRELAREAEVFGVTDQPFVIELPFEEEEKPFVLDLTPAESEALEPVVIEFPKQEPVLSLQRVPRNYDEPDVQIGEKSIAKKEVSVVTRSGKIASPFEAAISIQANNTEPPVKSTVTEKEALDFLKRLQRSEYNVIEKLNKSPAQISMLDLLFSSDVHRDALLEVLTKAQIPRDISVDNFSHMVGNVLFTKQITFSDDELPAEGIGHNKALYIVVRCNGKMLPKVLIDNGSALNICPWSTLEKLGLQEVKLRPSGTIVRGFDGAQREPIGEIDVVVEMGPAQFQITCQVMHFPSVYNVLLGRPWIHKSRAVPSSLHQLLKFVANDKLITIFAEEDCLVITDSESKEEDSRSSIVTPHSTSDIVSVSWITKEEQALSRASVMMAKEMIRGGYEFDKGLGRDLQGILKPVEIIEKKDSFGLGFRPTAKDIREMKERKKAEKEGRQRALDIPPLHYTFPRPAEVIMSEINPVDEIEASLAQLFVGATFENGFPDEAEFPDIPEGSIPNWTAESLPVRKEFR, encoded by the coding sequence ATGGTTGAAGCCGGGGAGATTGTAATCCGGAAAAGGGAGGCGCAAGGGCCGAACGTAAATAGGAACCCTTTACCGGAACATGCCAATATCATTGGGGTTATTCTGGATGATACAGAGTATGTGGAACCAGTCAGAGAATTGGCAAGggaagctgaagtgtttggggtcacagaccaaccCTTTGTTATAGAATTGCCATTTGAAGAGGAGGAAAAGCCCTTTGTTTTGGATCTCACGCCAGCCGAAAGTGAGGCTTTGGAGCCGGTGGTTATTGAATTCCCGAAGCAAGAGCCTGTTTTAAGCCTGCAACGAGTGCCACGGAACTATGATGAACCTGACGTACAGATTGGGGAAAAGTCAATTGCAAAGAAGGAAGTGTCAGTGGTTACCAGATCGGGGAAAATTGCAAGTCCATTTGAAGCTGCCATTTCGATTCAAGCAAATAACACCGAGCCGCCCGTCAAATCAACGGTCACCGAGAAAGAAGCCTTAGATTTTCTTAAAAGGCTCCAAAGAAGCGAATACAATGTGATCGAGAAGCTTAACAAGTCGCCCGCTCAAATATCCATGTTGGATTTACTTTTTTCATCAGATGTGCATAGGGATGCATTGCTCGAAGTACTGACTAAAGCTCAAATTCCTAGGGACATTTCAGTTGATAATTTCTCACACATGGTTGGGAATGTACTCTTCACCAAGCAAATCACTTTCTCAGATGATGAATTGCCGGCGGAAGGCATTGGTCATAACAAAGCTTTGTACATAGTCGTGAGGTGCAACGGAAAAATGCTGCCGAAGGTGTTGATTGACAACGGATCTGCGCTTAATATTtgtccttggagtaccttaGAAAAGCTAGGATTGCAAGAGGTCAAGCTAAGGCCTTCTGGGACCATAGTCCGAGGTTTTGATGGAGCGCAAAGAGAGCCAATAGGAGAAATTGATGTAGTAGTTGAGATGGGACCCGCGCAGTTTCAAATAACCTGCCAAGTTATGCACTTTCCTAGTGTTTACAACGTTTTGCTTGGAAGGCCATGGATTCATAAGTCCAGAGCCGTGCCATCTTCATTACATCAGTTGCTGAAGTTTGTAGCAAATGACAAGCTGATCACTATATTTGCCGAGGAGGATTGCCTTGTAATCACCGATTCCGAGTCCAAAGAAGAGGATAGCCGAAGCTCCATAGTGACCCCTCATAGCACATCTGATATTGTCTCCGTCAGTTGGATAACAAAGGAGGAGCAAGCTCTATCAAGggccagtgtcatgatggctaaGGAGATGATCCGTGGAGGCTATGAATTTGACAAAGGGCTGGGACGAGATCTGCAAGGAATTTTGAAGCCAGTGGAGATTATTGAGAAAAAGGATTCGTTTGGTTTAGGCTTCCGACCGACTGCTAAGGATATCAGAGAAATGAAGGAGCGCAAGAAAGCggagaaagaaggaaggcaAAGGGCTCTTGACATTCCACCCCTGCATTATACTTTCCCACGACCAGCCGAGGTGATCATGTCAGAAATCAACCCAGTTGATGAAATTGAAGctagtttggcccaattgttcgttggggcaacatttgaaaatggttttccAGATGAAgctgaatttcctgacatccccGAAGGATCAATTCCCAATTGGACAGCTGAGTCCCTGCCCGTTcgaaaggagtttcggtaa